From Osmerus mordax isolate fOsmMor3 chromosome 8, fOsmMor3.pri, whole genome shotgun sequence, a single genomic window includes:
- the LOC136947204 gene encoding ammonium transporter Rh type A-like, translating to MPAYATNMRLKFPILALILEIITIILFAMFVVYEDGKPAHHGTPDNSTHEELPPMNLYPMFQDVHVMIFIGFGFLMTFLKRYGFSSVGVNLLLAAFGLQWGLLMQGFWHMDHGKIKVSVEKMINADFSTATVLISFGAVLGKTSPVQLLIMTILEITIFSINEHIVVQILKANDVGASMIIHAFGAYFGLAVARMLYRPALRNGHENDGSVYHSDLFAMIGTVYLWMFWPSFNSAIAEPGLTQLKAVVNTYFSLAACVLAAYAISSLVEHKGKLDMVHIQNATLAGGVAVGTCADMDIEPFGAMLIGLLAGIISTVGFKYLTPILASNLGIQDTCGVHNLHGMPGILGGLAGIVAVALGKKEGGAATMQAAALASSLGFALVGGAITGLIMKLPFWGQPPDQNCFDDSIYWEVPEEEDENEESLAHGDHSKNKAEV from the exons ATGCCTGCATACGCCACAAACATGAGGCTGAAGTTTCCCATCCTGGCTCTGATTCTGGAGATAATCACTATCATCCTGTTTGCTATGTTTGTGGTTTACGAAGATGGCAAACCAGCACACCATGGTACTCCTGACAACTCCACACATGAAGAGTTGCCGCCAATGAACCTCTATCCCA TGTTCCAGGATGTCCATGTGATGATCTTCATTGGATTTGGATTCCTGATGACCTTCCTGAAGAGATATGGCTTCAGTAGTGTTGGAGTCAACCTGCTCTTGGCTGCCTTCGGCCTGCAGTGGGGCCTGCTCATGCAGGGCTTCTGGCACATGGACCACGGAAAGATCAAAGTCTCCGTTGAGAA GATGATCAATGCGGACTTCAGCACGGCAACAGTTCTTATCTCTTTCGGGGCTGTGTTGGGCAAAACCAGTCCGGTCCAGCTTCTTATTATGACTATCCTGGAGATCACCATCTTTTCTATCAATGAGCACATCGTAGTCCAGATCTTAAAG GCCAATGATGTTGGAGCATCCATGATCATCCATGCCTTCGGGGCCTACTTTGGCTTGGCGGTGGCTCGCATGCTGTACCGGCCAGCCCTCAGAAACGGCCATGAAAACGATGGGTCTGTCTACCACTCTGACCTGTTTGCCATGATTG GAACCGTCTACTTGTGGATGTTCTGGCCGAGTTTCAACTCAGCCATTGCTGAACCTGGACTGACTCAGCTCAAGGCTGTGGTCAACACCTACTTCTCCCTGGCTGCCTGTGTACTGGCTGCCTACGCTATCTCCAGCCTTGTGGAGCACAAAGGGAAGCTGGACATG GTCCACATTCAAAATGCCACACTGGCCGGTGGTGTTGCCGTGGGGACCTGTGCTGACATGGACATCGAGCCTTTTGGTGCAATGCTGATTGGACTCCTGGCTGGCATCATCTCCACTGTGGGCTTCAAGTACCTCACT CCCATCCTTGCATCCAACCTGGGCATCCAGGACACATGTGGCGTCCACAATCTGCACGGCATGCCTGGCATCCTGGGGGGTCTGGCTGGCATTGTGGCTGTGGCTctaggaaagaaggaagg GGGCGCAGCTACAATGCAGGCTGCAGCTCTGGCCTCGTCTCTCGGCTTCGCTCTGGTGGGAGGGGCCATCACAG gtCTGATAATGAAGCTTCCATTCTGGGGACAGCCTCCAGACCAAAACTGTTTCGATGACTCAATCTATTGGGAG GTAcccgaggaagaggatgagaatGAGGAGAGCCTGGCTCACGGAGACCATTCCAAGAACAAAGCTGAAGTGTAA